One part of the Musa acuminata AAA Group cultivar baxijiao chromosome BXJ1-5, Cavendish_Baxijiao_AAA, whole genome shotgun sequence genome encodes these proteins:
- the LOC135673907 gene encoding probable serine/threonine-protein kinase PIX13, whose product MGSLLCSRVENAFHGIFRLTNRLQVEKPARSGLGLGVETAAGTGGTGVEVDANPDLETFPLSQLKRATRNFSHGNIVGEGEFAVVYKGRMDDKFVAVKTWKLNTNQGLQEWVNEMNVLRKLSHPNLIRLLGYCKEENAAFHLVYEFMANGSLQDHLLEKGKPPLSWKLRIKIAIGAARCLRFLHKSNKRIIHRDVKPSVILLDSDFNPKLSGLGWSLSLKGRTGKRGRVSTHVLGTPGYLDPQCNTTGHLDAKTDVYAFGMVLLQMLTGRKVFDPDRPCAERHLAQFAKPHLSSDAKELASLMDPKLNGEYPPAAASRLARIIEACIEKEHKLRPTMKDVVKVLEKIDAIRIGD is encoded by the exons ATGGGAAGTCTACTTTGCTCTAGAGTCGAAAATGCATTCCATGGGATCTTCAGACTCACCAATAGGCTTCAGGTAGAAAAACCAGCAAGAAGTGGACTTGGACTTGGAGTCGAAACAGCAGCAGGAACGGGTGGTACCGGAGTCGAGGTCGATGCCAACCCAGACCTTGAGACCTTCCCGCTTAGCCAATTGAAGCGTGCCACAAGGAACTTCTCGCATGGGAACATTGTTGGGGAAGGAGAATTCGCAGTCGTATACAAAGGTCGGATGGATGACAAATTCGTTGCTGTAAAGACATGGAAGCTAAACACCAACCAAGGGTTACAGGAGTGGGTG AACGAGATGAACGTTTTGCGGAAGCTGTCGCATCCCAACCTCATCAGGCTGCTGGGCTACTGCAAGGAAGAGAACGCCGCGTTCCATCTCGTCTACGAGTTCATGGCTAACGGGAGCTTACAGGATCATCTTCTTGAGA AAGGGAAGCCACCGCTCTCGTGGAAGCTGAGAATTAAAATAGCAATCGGTGCTGCTCGATGTCTTCGTTTTCTACATAAATCGAACAAGCGCATCATCCATCGGGACGTGAAGCCCTCGGTCATCCTGCTTGACTCC GACTTCAACCCAAAGCTATCCGGCTTGGGTTGGTCATTGTCATTGAAGGGCCGGACCGGTAAGCGGGGTCGTGTCTCAACGCATGTCTTGGGCACACCTGGATATTTGGACCCCCAGTGCAACACCACTG GTCATCTGGACGCGAAGACGGACGTGTATGCATTCGGGATGGTGTTGCTGCAGATGCTCACTGGTCGGAAGGTGTTCGATCCTGATCGACCGTGCGCTGAACGCCACTTGGCACAGTTCGCCAAGCCCCATCTCTCATCGGATGCCAAAGAGCTAGCGAGTCTAATGGACCCAAAACTCAATGGGGAGTATCCACCGGCGGCCGCTTCTCGACTGGCCCGAATCATCGAAGCATGTATCGAGAAGGAGCATAAGCTCCGACCAACCATGAAGGATGTTGTGAAAGTCCTCGAGAAGATTGACGCCATAAGGATAGGAGATTAG